A single genomic interval of Nerophis lumbriciformis linkage group LG17, RoL_Nlum_v2.1, whole genome shotgun sequence harbors:
- the pld3 gene encoding 5'-3' exonuclease PLD3 isoform X2 yields MTIDIPYEKLADVRWTRSDSNRRAQTFSCCLLAVAAVASSLLAATALYNLLVPTALSAPPKASGDLRLDSVESCSDPCNIVLVESIPQGVDFNSSTTHGSIYQAWLHLMAQAHSSVDIASFYWTLTNNDTGTEEPTADQGENILKNLAKLSGSVSVRIAVNAPKGGRLPDNLNVLNASGATIRTVDMKRLTTGVLHTKFWVVDKKHVYIGSANMDWRSLTQVKELGAVVYNCSCLASDLSKIFEAYWFLGESRSIPSPWPSSFSTAYNKDTPLQLPLNNTPSSVYLSSSPPPLCAAGRTSDLESILSVMEDAESFIYISVMNYLPTMEYSHFPRYWDAIDTQLRRMVYEKHVRVRLLISCWANTSPTMFPFLKSLAAIYEPKSKLDIQARLFVVPATTGQKHIPFARVNHNKYMVTDKVAYIGTSNWSGDYFVNTAGSALVVNQTLSSSLGPTVQSQLRDVFERDWSSAYSVPLTQHTNHKVVC; encoded by the exons ATGACGATAGACATCCCCTACGAGAAG CTGGCAGACGTCAGATGGACAAGGTCGGACTCCAACAGAAGAGCACAAACG TTCTCCTGCTGTTTGCTGGCCGTGGCTGCCGTCGCCTCTTCGCTGCTGGCTGCCACGGCGCTCTACAACCTGCTGGTGCCGACTGCTTTGTCCGCGCCTCCAAAAGCGAGTGGCGACTTACGACTGGACTCGGTCGAGTCCTGCTCTGACCCATGCAA TATCGTCCTGGTGGAGAGCATTCCTCAGGGCGTGGACTTCAACTCCAGCACCACTCATGGCTCCATCTACCAGGCTTGGCTCCATCTGATGGCCCAGGCACACAGCAGCGTGGACATTGCGTCCTTCTACTGGACGCTCACTAACAACGACACCGGGACTGAGGAGCCCACAGCCGATCAG GGCGAGAACATCCTGAAGAACCTTGCTAAGCTCTCGGGGTCCGTGTCGGTCCGCATCGCCGTCAACGCGCCGAAAGGGGGTCGACTTCCTGACAACCTGAATGTGCTCAACGCCTCTG gaGCCACTATTAGGACCGTCGACATGAAAAGGCTCACCACAGGGGTTCTCCACACCAAATTCTGGGTGGTGGACAAGAAACACGTTTACATCGGCAGCGCCAACATGGACTGGAGATCCCTcacacag gtGAAGGAGCTGGGTGCCGTGGTCTACAACTGCAGCTGCCTGGCTTCAGACCTGTCCAAGATCTTCGAGGCCTACTGGTTCTTGGGCGAGAGCCGGTCCATCCCGTCCCCGTGGCCCAGCAGCTTCTCCACGGCGTACAACAAGGACACGCCCCTCCAGCTGCCACTCAACAACACGccctccagcgtctacttgtcG AGCTCTCCTCCGCCCTTGTGTGCCGCCGGGAGGACGTCCGACCTGGAGTCCATCCTGAGCGTGATGGAGGACGCTGAGAGTTTCATCTACATCTCTGTCATGAACTACCTGCCCACCATGGAGTACTCTCATTTTCCAAGGTAC TGGGATGCCATCGACACCCAGCTGAGGCGGATGGTCTACGAGAAACATGTGCGAGTGCGGCTGCTGATTAGCTGCTGGGCTAACACGTCGCCCACCATGTTCCCCTTCCTCAAGTCGCTGGCGGCCATCTACGAGCCAAAAAGCAAACTGGACATCCAGGCG CGACTCTTCGTGGTTCCTGCCACTACCGGGCAGAAGCACATACCCTTCGCCAGAGTCAACCACAACAAATACATGGTGACCGACAAGGTCGCCTACATCG GGACGTCCAACTGGTCAGGAGACTACTTTGTGAACACGGCAGGATCCGCCTTGGTGGTCAACCAGACATTATCCTCGTCCCTAGGGCCCACCGTCCAATCACAGCTGAGGGATGTGTTTGAGAGAGACTGGAGCTCCGCCTACAGCGTCCCCCTCACGCAGCACACAAACCACAAAGTCGTCTGCTAG
- the pld3 gene encoding 5'-3' exonuclease PLD3 isoform X1 has product MTIDIPYEKLADVRWTRSDSNRRAQTFSCCLLAVAAVASSLLAATALYNLLVPTALSAPPKASGDLRLDSVESCSDPCNIVLVESIPQGVDFNSSTTHGSIYQAWLHLMAQAHSSVDIASFYWTLTNNDTGTEEPTADQGENILKNLAKLSGSVSVRIAVNAPKGGRLPDNLNVLNASGATIRTVDMKRLTTGVLHTKFWVVDKKHVYIGSANMDWRSLTQVKELGAVVYNCSCLASDLSKIFEAYWFLGESRSIPSPWPSSFSTAYNKDTPLQLPLNNTPSSVYLSSSPPPLCAAGRTSDLESILSVMEDAESFIYISVMNYLPTMEYSHFPRYWDAIDTQLRRMVYEKHVRVRLLISCWANTSPTMFPFLKSLAAIYEPKSKLDIQARLFVVPATTGQKHIPFARVNHNKYMVTDKVAYIGTSNWSGDYFVNTAGSALVVNQTLSSSLGPTVQSQLRDVFERDWSSAYSVPLTQHTNHKVVC; this is encoded by the exons ATGACGATAGACATCCCCTACGAGAAG CTGGCAGACGTCAGATGGACAAGGTCGGACTCCAACAGAAGAGCACAAACG TTCTCCTGCTGTTTGCTGGCCGTGGCTGCCGTCGCCTCTTCGCTGCTGGCTGCCACGGCGCTCTACAACCTGCTGGTGCCGACTGCTTTGTCCGCGCCTCCAAAAGCGAGTGGCGACTTACGACTGGACTCGGTCGAGTCCTGCTCTGACCCATGCAA TATCGTCCTGGTGGAGAGCATTCCTCAGGGCGTGGACTTCAACTCCAGCACCACTCATGGCTCCATCTACCAGGCTTGGCTCCATCTGATGGCCCAGGCACACAGCAGCGTGGACATTGCGTCCTTCTACTGGACGCTCACTAACAACGACACCGGGACTGAGGAGCCCACAGCCGATCAG GGCGAGAACATCCTGAAGAACCTTGCTAAGCTCTCGGGGTCCGTGTCGGTCCGCATCGCCGTCAACGCGCCGAAAGGGGGTCGACTTCCTGACAACCTGAATGTGCTCAACGCCTCTG gaGCCACTATTAGGACCGTCGACATGAAAAGGCTCACCACAGGGGTTCTCCACACCAAATTCTGGGTGGTGGACAAGAAACACGTTTACATCGGCAGCGCCAACATGGACTGGAGATCCCTcacacag gtGAAGGAGCTGGGTGCCGTGGTCTACAACTGCAGCTGCCTGGCTTCAGACCTGTCCAAGATCTTCGAGGCCTACTGGTTCTTGGGCGAGAGCCGGTCCATCCCGTCCCCGTGGCCCAGCAGCTTCTCCACGGCGTACAACAAGGACACGCCCCTCCAGCTGCCACTCAACAACACGccctccagcgtctacttgtcG AGCTCTCCTCCGCCCTTGTGTGCCGCCGGGAGGACGTCCGACCTGGAGTCCATCCTGAGCGTGATGGAGGACGCTGAGAGTTTCATCTACATCTCTGTCATGAACTACCTGCCCACCATGGAGTACTCTCATTTTCCAAG ATACTGGGATGCCATCGACACCCAGCTGAGGCGGATGGTCTACGAGAAACATGTGCGAGTGCGGCTGCTGATTAGCTGCTGGGCTAACACGTCGCCCACCATGTTCCCCTTCCTCAAGTCGCTGGCGGCCATCTACGAGCCAAAAAGCAAACTGGACATCCAGGCG CGACTCTTCGTGGTTCCTGCCACTACCGGGCAGAAGCACATACCCTTCGCCAGAGTCAACCACAACAAATACATGGTGACCGACAAGGTCGCCTACATCG GGACGTCCAACTGGTCAGGAGACTACTTTGTGAACACGGCAGGATCCGCCTTGGTGGTCAACCAGACATTATCCTCGTCCCTAGGGCCCACCGTCCAATCACAGCTGAGGGATGTGTTTGAGAGAGACTGGAGCTCCGCCTACAGCGTCCCCCTCACGCAGCACACAAACCACAAAGTCGTCTGCTAG